One window of Medicago truncatula cultivar Jemalong A17 chromosome 2, MtrunA17r5.0-ANR, whole genome shotgun sequence genomic DNA carries:
- the LOC11441594 gene encoding putative disease resistance protein At3g14460 — translation MKESRSCLAGFKALETLGGAIASSFFEALIDKLSSAETIDENLHSRLITALFSINAVADDAEKKQINNFHVKEWLLGVKDGVLDAQDLVEEIHIQVSKSKQEAAESQTSSTRTNQLLGMLNVSPSSIDKNIVSRLKEIVQKLESLVSLKDVLLLNVNHSFNAGSRMLMSPSFPSMNSPMYGRNDDQKTLSNWLKSQDKKLSVISVVGMGGIGKTTLAQHLHNDPMIVERFDVRAWVNVSQDFDVCRIARVILESITGSFIQTTDQSILEKKLKEQLIGKKFFIVLDNVWIEDEMKWENFETPFSYGAQGSKILVTTRSGEVALVTASDQIHQLHHLDEEDSWTLFAKHAFHGFDDSYAVSWTKKTTLHEQIGKKVADKCKGLPLALIAIGDLLCINSSLLQWEKISESDAWDLAEGTGIVPALMVSYQNLPTHLKKCFEYCALFPKGYLYEKDHLCLLWMAENLIQHPRQYMKSMKEVAESYFNDLILRSFFQPSTKYRNYFVMHDLHHDLSNSIFGEFCFTWEDRKSKNMKSITRHFSFLCDELGCPKGLETLFDAKKLRTFLPLSMTCYEYQWLLCFNSNKLLLSELFSKCKRLRVLSLCGCMDMIELPDNIGNLKHLHHLDLSRTKISKLPDTLCSLHYLQTLKVRDCQFLEELPMNLHKLVNLCYLDFSGTKVTGMPKEMGKLKNLEVLSSFYVGEGNDSSIQQLGDLNLHGNLVVADLENVMNPEDSVSANLESKINLLKLELRWNATRNSSQKEREVLQNLKPSIHLNELSIEKYCGTLFPHWFGDNSLSCLVSLKLSNCENCILLPSLGVMSSLKHLRITGLSGIVVIGMEFYRDGRSSTVSIPFPSLETLTFKDMNGWEKWEFEVVGGVVFPRLKKLSIMRCPNLKDKLPETLECLVSLKICDCKQLVTSVPFSPSISELRLTNCGKLKFNYHLSTLKFLYIRQCYIEGSSVDWTGHTLSECGTNIKSLKIEDCPTMHIPLCGCYSFLVKLDITSSCDSLTTFPLNLFPNLDFLDLYKCSSFEMISQENEHLKLTSLSIGECPKFASFPKGGLSTPRLQHFDISKLENLKSLPKCMHVLLPSLYKLSIDDCPQLESFSDGGLPSSLRNLFLVKCSKLLINSLKWALPTNTSLSNMYIQELDVEFFPNQGLLPISLTYLNICGCRNLKQLDYKGLENLPSLRTLSLNNCPNIQCLPKEGLPKSISTLQILGNCSLLKQRCKKPNGEDYRKIAQIECVMIDNYTSSDV, via the exons ATGAAAGAGTCCAGATCATGCTTGGCAGGTTTTAAG GCACTCGAAACTCTTGGTGGTGCTATtgcatcttctttctttgagGCTTTGATTGACAAATTGTCTTCTGCTGAAACTATCGACGAGAATCTACATAGTAGGTTGATAACGGCTTTGTTTTCCATCAATGCTGTTGCTGATGATGCTGAGAAAAAGCAGATCAATAACTTTCATGTGAAAGAATGGCTTCTTGGGGTTAAAGATGGTGTTCTTGATGCTCAGGATCTCGTGGAAGAAATTCACATTCAAGTTTCCAAGTCCAAACAGGAAGCAGCTGAATCTCAGACAAGCTCTACTAGAACCAACCAGCTATTGGGTATGTTAAATGTCTCTCCTAGTTCAATTGACAAGAATATAGTATCTAGGTTGAAAGAGATAGTTCAAAAACTTGAATCGCTTGTGAGCCTGAAAGATGTACTTCTTCTGAATGTTAATCATAGTTTCAATGCTGGGTCACGGATGTTGATGTCTCCAAGTTTTCCTTCTATGAATTCTCCTATGTATGGGAGAAATGATGACCAAAAAACTCTCTCTAATTGGCTCAAATCGCAGGATAAGAAGCTCTCCGTTATTTCAGTGGTAGGTATGGGTGGGATAGGGAAGACCACCCTTGCCCAACATTTGCACAATGATCCTATGATAGTGGAAAGGTTCGATGTTAGAGCATGGGTAAATGTGTCTCAGGATTTTGATGTTTGTAGAATTGCAAGGGTGATTCTAGAATCAATCACTGGTTCATTCATTCAAACTACAGATCAGAGTATTCTTGAGAAAAAGTTGAAGGAACAACTCATCGGGAAGAAATTCTTCATTGTTTTGGATAATGTTTGGATTGAAGATGAGATGAAATGGGAAAATTTTGAGACTCCGTTTAGTTATGGGGCACAGGGAAGTAAAATCCTTGTCACTACGCGCAGTGGAGAAGTCGCGTTGGTCACGGCATCAGATCAAATCCATCAATTACACCATCTGGATGAAGAAGACTCCTGGACATTGTTTGCGAAACATGCATTTCATGGCTTTGATGATTCTTATGCTGTCTCCTGGACGAAGAAGACTACCCTCCATGAGCAGATTGGTAAGAAGGTGGCTGACAAATGCAAAGGATTACCTCTGGCCTTGATAGCCATCGGAGATCTCTTGTGCATAAACTCATCATTGCTGCAATGGGAGAAGATATCGGAAAGCGATGCATGGGATTTAGCAGAAGGGACCGGAATTGTCCCTGCATTAATGGTAAGCTATCAAAACCTTCCCACTCACCTAAAGAAATGCTTTGAGTACTGTGCCTTGTTTCCGAAAGGTTATCTTTATGAGAAAGATCATCTATGTCTATTGTGGATGGCtgaaaatttgattcaacaCCCTCGACAATATATGAAGAGTATGAAGGAAGTTGCTGAATCTTACTTCAATGATTTGATTTTGAGATCATTTTTCCAGCCGTCAACAAAGTATAGAAATTATTTTGTCATGCACGACCTACATCATGACTTGTCAAACTCTATATTTGGGGAATTTTGCTTCACGTGGGAAGACAGAAAATCAAAGAACATGAAAAGCATAACTcgtcatttttcatttttatgtgaTGAACTAGGATGTCCGAAAGGACTAGAGACCTTGTTCGATGCGAAGAAGTTGCGCACATTCCTACCGTTGTCTATGACTTGTTATGAATATCAATGGTTATTGTGCTTTAACTCTAACAAATTACTGCTTTCAGAGCTCTTCTCCAAGTGCAAGAGGCTGCGTGTCTTATCTTTGTGTGGGTGTATGGATATGATTGAGTTACCGGATAACATAGGCAATCTTAAACATCTCCATCACCTCGACCTTTCTCGTACTAAAATAAGTAAACTTCCGGATACATTGTGCTCACTTCATTACTTGCAAACATTGAAGGTCAGGGACTGTCAATTTCTTGAAGAGTTGCCTATGAATTTGCACAAACTCGTGAACTTGTGTTATCTCGATTTTAGTGGAACAAAGGTAACAGGGATGCCAAAGGAAATGGGAAAGCTGAAAAATCTTGAAGTACTGAGTTCTTTTTATGTAGGCGAGGGAAACGATTCTAGTATACAACAGTTAGGAGATTTAAATTTACATGGAAATCTTGTAGTTGCAGACCTGGAAAATGTTATGAATCCGGAGGATTCAGTTTCAGCAAATTTAGAGAGTAAGATAAACCTTCTGAAACTAGAATTAAGATGGAATGCAACTCGCAACAGTTCACAAAAAGAAAGGGAGGTGCTCCAGAACCTAAAACCTTCTATACATTTGAATGAGCTCTCAATTGAGAAGTATTGTGGTACGTTATTCCCACATTGGTTTGGAGACAATTCACTGTCATGTCTGGTATCCTTGAAGTTAAGCAATTGTGAAAACTGTATTTTGCTTCCTTCACTTGGAGTTATGTCATCACTCAAGCACCTTCGGATTACCGGACTCTCTGGAATAGTGGTGATTGGTATGGAGTTTTATAGGGATGGGAGAAGCTCTACTGTATCTATTCCATTTCCATCCTTGGAAACCTTAACTTTTAAGGATATGAATGGATGGGAAAAATGGGAATTTGAAGTTGTTGGGGGGGTTGTTTTTCCACGTCTAAAAAAGCTTTCTATAATGCGATGTCCAAATCTGAAAGACAAATTACCAGAGACACTTGAATGTTTAGTGAGTCTGAAAATTTGTGATTGCAAACAGCTCGTGACTTCTGTTCCATTCTCTCCATCAATCAGTGAACTACGTCTCACCAATTgtggaaaattgaaatttaattatcatttatcCACTCTGAAATTTCTTTACATTCGTCAATGTTACATCGAAGGATCCTCCGTGGATTGGACCGGGCATACATTATCTGAATGTGGTACCAACATTAAATCGTTGAAAATTGAAGATTGCCCAACTATGCATATTCCCCTATGCGGATGCTACAGTTTCCTTGTAAAATTGGACATCACCAGTAGCTGCGACTCTCTAACAACATTCCCGCTGAATCTGTTCCCAAATCTTGATTTTCTCGACCTTTATAAGTGTAGTAGTTTTGAAATGATTTCACAGGAAAATGAGCATCTTAAACTCACATCTCTCTCAATTGGAGAGTGTCCTAAATTTGCATCATTTCCAAAAGGAGGATTGTCTACACCAAGGCTGCAACACTTTGATATTTCCAAATTGGAGAATTTAAAATCACTTCCTAAATGCATGCATGTCCTCCTTCCATCTCTTTATAAGCTATCTATAGATGATTGTCCACAGTTGGAGTCGTTCTCCGATGGAGGTTTGCCATCAAGCCTAAGAAACCTCTTTCTTGTGAAATGCTCAAAACTTCTTATCAACTCGCTGAAATGGGCTTTGCCGACCAATACATCTCTCTCTAACATGTATATTCAAGAATTAGATGTGGAGTTTTTTCCTAATCAAGGGTTGCTTCCTATCTCTCTTACTTATCTAAATATTTGTGGTTGTCGAAATCTCAAACAACTTGACTACAAGGGTCTTGAGAACCTTCCCTCTCTTAGAACATTGAGTCTAAATAATTGTCCCAACATCCAATGCTTGCCAAAGGAGGGTCTGCCTAAATCCATTTCAACTCTACAAATATTGGGGAATTGTTCACTGCTTAAACAACGATGCAAGAAACCAAATGGCGAAGATTACAGAAAGATTGCACAAATTGAATGTGTAATGATTGACAATTACACAAGCTCCGACGTTTAA
- the LOC11441165 gene encoding putative disease resistance RPP13-like protein 1, which translates to MELETPGGAIASSFFEALIDKLSSAETIDENLHSRLITALFSINVVADDAEKKQINNFHVKEWLLGVKDGVLDAQDLVEEIHIQVSKSKQEVAESQTSSTRTNQLLGMLNVSPSSIDKNIVSRLKEIVQKLESLVSLKDVLLLNVNHGFNAGSRMLISPSFPSMNSPMYGRNDDQTTLSNWLKLQDKKLSVISMVGMGGIGKTTLAQHLYNDPMIVERFHVRAWVNVSQDFDVCRITRVILESIAGSVKETTNQSILQEKLKEQLIGKKFFIVLDSVWIQDRMKWRRFKTPFTYGAQGSKILVTTRSGEVASVTASDQIHQLHHLDEEDSWTLFAKHAFHGFDDSYAVSWTKKTTLHEKVGKKVADKCKGLPLALIAIGNLLRRNSSLRHWEKISESDAWDLAEGTRIVPALMVSYQSLPTHLKKCFEYCALFPKGYLYEKDQLCLLWMAENLIQRPRQHKKSTKEVAESYFNDLILRSFFQPSTKYRNYFVMHDLHHDLSKSIFGEFCFTWEGRKSKNMTSITRHFSFLCDEIGSPKGLETLFDAKKLRTFLPLSMTCFEYQWLLCFNSNKLLLSELFSKCKRLRVLSLCGCMDMIELPDNIGNLKHLHHLDLSRTKISKLPDTLCSLHYLQTLKVRDCQFLEELPMNLHKLVNLCYLDFSGTKVTGMPKEMGKLKNLEVLSSFYVGEGNDSSIQQLGDLNLHGNLVVADLENVMNPEDSVSANLESKINLLKLELRWNATRNSSQKEREVLQNLKPSIHLNELSIEKYCGTLFPHWFGDNSLSCLVSLKLSNCENCILLPSLGVMSSLKHLRITRLSGIVVIGMEFYRDGRSSTVSIPFPSLETLTFKDMNGWEKWEFEVVGGLFFHV; encoded by the coding sequence ATGGAACTCGAAACTCCTGGTGGCGCTATtgcatcttctttctttgagGCATTGATTGACAAATTGTCTTCTGCTGAAACTATCGACGAGAATCTACATAGTAGGTTGATAACGGCTTTGTTTTCCAtcaatgttgttgctgatgatGCTGAGAAAAAGCAGATCAATAACTTTCATGTGAAAGAATGGCTTCTTGGGGTTAAAGATGGTGTTCTTGATGCTCAGGATCTCGTGGAAGAAATTCACATTCAAGTTTCCAAGTCCAAACAGGAAGTAGCTGAATCTCAGACAAGCTCTACTAGAACCAACCAGCTATTGGGTATGTTAAATGTCTCTCCTAGTTCAATTGACAAGAATATAGTATCTAGGTTGAAAGAGATAGTTCAAAAACTTGAATCGCTTGTGAGCCTGAAAGATGTACTTCTTCTGAATGTTAATCATGGTTTTAATGCTGGGTCACGGATGTTGATATCACCAAGTTTTCCTTCTATGAATTCTCCTATGTATGGGAGAAATGATGACCAAACAACTCTCTCTAATTGGCTCAAATTGCAGGATAAGAAGCTCTCCGTTATTTCAATGGTAGGTATGGGTGGGATAGGGAAGACCACCCTTGCCCAACATTTGTACAATGATCCTATGATAGTGGAAAGGTTCCATGTTAGAGCATGGGTAAATGTGTCTCAGGATTTTGATGTTTGTAGAATTACAAGGGTGATTCTAGAATCAATCGCTGGTTCAGTTAAGGAAACTACAAATCAGAGTATTCTTCAAGAAAAGTTGAAGGAACAACTCATCGGGAAGAAATTCTTCATTGTTTTGGATAGCGTTTGGATCCAAGACCGAATGAAATGGAGACGGTTTAAGACTCCATTTACTTATGGGGCACAAGGAAGTAAAATCCTTGTCACTACACGCAGTGGAGAAGTCGCGTCGGTCACGGCATCAgatcaaattcatcaattacatcaTCTCGATGAAGAAGACTCTTGGACATTGTTTGCGAAACATGCATTTCATGGCTTTGATGATTCTTATGCTGTCTCCTGGACGAAGAAGACTACCCTCCATGAGAAGGTTGGTAAGAAGGTGGCTGACAAATGCAAAGGATTACCTCTGGCCTTGATAGCCATCGGAAATCTCTTGCGCAGAAACTCATCATTGCGGCATTGGGAGAAGATATCGGAAAGCGATGCATGGGATTTAGCAGAAGGGACCAGAATTGTCCCTGCATTAATGGTAAGCTATCAAAGCCTTCCCACTCACCTAAAGAAATGCTTTGAGTACTGTGCCTTGTTTCCAAAAGGTTATCTTTATGAGAAAGATCAGCTATGTCTATTGTGGATGGCTGAAAATTTGATTCAACGCCCTCGACAACATAAGAAGAGTACGAAGGAAGTTGCTGAATCTTACTTCAATGATTTGATTTTGAGATCATTTTTCCAGCCATCAACAAAGTATAGAAATTATTTTGTCATGCACGACCTACATCATGACTTGTCAAAGTCTATATTTGGGGAATTTTGTTTCACATGGGAAGGCAGAAAATCAAAGAACATGACAAGCATAACTcgtcatttttcatttttatgtgaTGAAATAGGATCTCCGAAAGGACTGGAGACCTTGTTCGATGCGAAAAAGTTACGCACATTCCTACCGTTGTCTATGACTTGTTTTGAATATCAATGGTTATTGTGCTTTAACTCTAACAAATTACTGCTTTCAGAGCTCTTCTCCAAGTGCAAGAGGTTGCGTGTCTTATCTTTGTGTGGGTGTATGGATATGATTGAGTTACCAGATAACATAGGCAATCTTAAACATCTCCATCACCTCGACCTTTCTCGTACTAAAATAAGTAAACTTCCGGATACATTGTGCTCACTTCATTACTTGCAAACATTGAAGGTCAGGGACTGTCAATTTCTTGAAGAGTTGCCTATGAATTTGCACAAACTCGTGAACTTGTGTTATCTCGATTTTAGTGGAACAAAGGTAACAGGGATGCCAAAGGAAATGGGAAAGCTGAAAAATCTTGAAGTACTGAGTTCTTTTTATGTAGGCGAGGGAAACGATTCTAGTATACAACAGTTAGGAGATTTAAATTTACATGGAAATCTTGTAGTTGCAGACCTGGAAAATGTTATGAATCCGGAGGATTCAGTTTCAGCAAATTTAGAGAGTAAGATAAACCTTCTGAAACTAGAATTAAGATGGAATGCAACTCGCAACAGTTCACAAAAAGAAAGGGAGGTGCTCCAGAACCTAAAACCTTCTATACATTTGAATGAGCTCTCAATTGAGAAGTATTGTGGTACGTTATTCCCACATTGGTTTGGAGACAATTCACTGTCATGTCTGGTATCCTTGAAGTTAAGCAATTGTGAAAACTGTATTTTGC